The Salvia splendens isolate huo1 chromosome 21, SspV2, whole genome shotgun sequence genome includes a window with the following:
- the LOC121784253 gene encoding serine/arginine-rich splicing factor RS2Z32-like, producing the protein MPREKTATPTTPTPPTPQQNFRDMRKWDGNRESFDNKRFQGTPNSARGKGKKTTPYQGGEYRQRAPPCAKCQKNHMGECRIGTNVCYKCGGVGHFAKECPSNNNAGVGGTPNGPRGNTTPPQQPQQRCQPYPTQARAYALGRKQTKAAQGDLKHDNLAGEQEKFREEADNALTYEGRLCVPNDEGLQNEILTEA; encoded by the exons ATGCCACGAGAAAAGACAGCAACGCCTACTACTCCAACACCACCTACACCACAACAGAATTTTCGGGATATGAGAAAGTGGGACGGGAACAGAGAATCCTTTGACAACAAGAGATTCCAGGGTACCCCAAACTCTGCACGGGGCAAGGGAAAGAAAACTACTCCATATCAAGGTGGAGAGTaccgtcagagagcacctcccTGCGCCAAGTGCCAGAAGAATCATATGGGGGAGTGCAGAATCGGGACGAATGTatgctacaagtgtggtggagttggacacttcgccaaagagtgcccTAGCAACAATAACGCTGGAGTTGGGGGAACACCAAATGGGCCTCGAGGGAATACTACACCACCTCAGCAGCCGCAACAGCGTTGCCAACCATATCCCACTCAGGCTAGGGCCTATGCTTTGGGACGCAAACAAACTAAAGCCGCACAGGGAGACCTGAAACATGATAATTTGGCAG GTGAGCAAGAGAAGTTCCGAGAAGAGGCTGACAATGCCCTCACCTACGAGGGAAGGCTATGTGTGCCGAATGACGAAGGACttcaaaatgaaattttgactgAGGCATGA